Proteins from a genomic interval of Amphiprion ocellaris isolate individual 3 ecotype Okinawa unplaced genomic scaffold, ASM2253959v1 Aocel_unscaffolded119, whole genome shotgun sequence:
- the LOC111576925 gene encoding vitelline membrane outer layer protein 1 homolog, whose amino-acid sequence MVRLFTIVAVLAVLSSGFCEEKIFMQRAGVAFSNREYRSMLTVTNGEQFGSWTWPEMCPDNFFAVGFSVRVESNQYGLDDTALNGIRLICAKDEDRSFLYTVESHTGYFGDWSQPQYCPSGVLTSFQLRVEPHQGLFGDDTTVNNIKFRCSSNPMLEAPGMDWGEYGHWSAECTDGGICGIESKMEEYQYALDDSTLNDVRFHCCAKSQQ is encoded by the exons ATGGTACGTCTGTTCACCATTGTGGCCGTGCTGGCTGTGCTGTCCAGCGGGTTTTGTGAGGAGAAGATCTTTATGCAGCGAGCTGGTGTGGCCTTCAGCAACAGAGAGTACAGATCTATGCTCACTGTGACTAATGGAGAGCAGTTTGGGAGCTGGACCTGGCCAGAGATGTGTCCTGACAATTTCTTCGCTGTTGGATTCAGTGTCAGG GTGGAGTCTAACCAGTACGGTTTGGATGACACAGCCCTGAACGGGATCCGCCTCATCTGCGCCAAAGATGAGGACCGCAGCTTCCTGTACACGGTTGAGTCCCACACTGGCTA CTTCGGTGACTGGTCCCAACCTCAGTACTGCCCCAGTGGAGTGCTCACCTCTTTCCAGCTTCGTGTGGAGCCTCATCAGGGTCTGTTTGGCGACGACACGACCGTCAACAACATCAAGTTCCGCTGCAGCAGTAACCCGATGCTGGAGGCGCCTGGCATGGACTGGGGAGAGTACGGCCACTGGAGCGCAGAGTGTACTGATGGAGGAATCTGTGGCATCGAGAGCAAGATGGAAGAATACCAGTACGCCCTGGACGACTCCACCCTCAATGATGTGCGCTTCCATTGCTGTGCCAAATCTCAGCAG